A window from Apostichopus japonicus isolate 1M-3 chromosome 2, ASM3797524v1, whole genome shotgun sequence encodes these proteins:
- the LOC139956676 gene encoding uncharacterized protein, whose product MGAIQVEVKILSGTKPILFSWENPLKKSVECVLVTCACQALGLRHGKAKRKDRTAVTSSSQQWASNLAYALEKAEVVTYASIDPLESIANHINVFQDTDQKYSKEEWKNLSKTEKQKIRRKIKKQKQKECSKIKEEQLVVRNQDEQSAATLIDEVSTSPCGQDDSEGMEAATTVDEEKCKPVVPKDKQIGEGLLDVTSKGEIYSTGKDFVVVPDSSEEVTEVDTSSREVEVGRTECDVTNEILPETQVVTMHDESQGDLLNESLSPKCIESEGLSVPTIASMPASNSVYLKAINDSDVPNGITSENTVSAASSNPVTIISVDEAVTSHKGSEVTTGSSDNDTVQFVDIQGAVVVSSAFPSSVSSSLSDEQTLMKAIDSIMDMCPAPEMGESPVLPETMYTLPTTTTTPNELPRTKVPFIRNLTEEERKKMFKFQSDSERENQAALESGNACLCEQCGKVFGRRNLKKHIQTHQKGRERDLICDICGKGFFFKNGLRNHQQIHNKKTSFVCRYCPRSYKTFFGRTIHERLHFSVYPETCPKCGGKFKCNRDLKKHLARGRCDGTVEVGKSSVLKKKNTDGSTTCHICKKVLRNGSLPAHLLMHERKMFTCPVCNKVMAFGTRYYHLKIHENKKDHKCSVCGKDFSTKQALQAHFRVHTGERPIKCRYCDRTFARYGPRAVHEATHTGERSFKCTICDKSWKDRATYWLHMKKHHPGEPLYYRRLSAQINNQRLAKAMQLPASPSE is encoded by the exons ATG gGGGCCATCCAGGTTGAAGTCAAAATTTTAAGTGGTACTAAACCCATCTTGTTTTCATGGGAGAATCCTCTTAAGAAGTCTGTAGAGTGTGTCTTGGTGACGTGTGCCTGTCAAGCCCTTGGTTTACGTCACGGCAAGGCCAAGAGAAAGGATCGAACCGCTGTGACTTCTAGCAGCCAGCAGTGGGCATCTAATCTTGCTTATGCACTGGAGAAAGCTGAAGTTGTCACATATGCTTCTATTGACCCTCTGGAGAGTATAGCTAACCATATTAATGTATTCCAAGACACTGATCAGAAGTACTCTAAGGAAGAATGGAAGAATCtctcaaaaacagaaaaacagaaaataagaaGGAAGataaagaaacagaaacaaaaggaatGCTCAAAAATAAAGGAAGAACAATTAGTTGTTCGCAATCAAGATGAGCAATCTGCTGCGACATTAATTGATGAGGTTTCAACGTCCCCTTGTGGACAAGATGACAGCGAAGGTATGGAGGCAGCTACAACAGTTGATGAAGAGAAATGTAAACCAGTGGTTCCTAAGGATAAACAAATTGGAGAAGGTCTATTGGATGTGACATCCAAAGGAGAGATATATTCCACAGGGAAAGACTTTGTGgttgtccctgattccagtgaGGAAGTTACAGAGGTTGATACGTCCTCAAGAGAAGTTGAAGTTGGGAGAACagagtgtgatgtgacaaatgAAATACTACCTGAGACACAGGTTGTCACAATGCATGATGAATCTCAAGGAGATTTGTTAAATGAAAGTTTAAGCCCAAAATGTATTGAAAGTGAAGGGCTCTCTGTGCCTACCATTGCTTCAATGCCAGCTTCAAACTCTGTTTACCTCAAGGCCATAAATGATTCAGATGTTCCAAATGGTATCACTTCGGAAAACACTGTTTCAGCCGCAAGCAGCAATCCTGTGACAATTATCTCTGTAGATGAGGCTGTTACAAGTCACAAGGGTTCTGAAGTCACTACTGGCAGCTCAGATAACGACACTGTTCAATTTGTAGACATTCAGGGAGCTGTAGTTGTGTCATCTGCTTTCCCAAGCTCAGTGTCATCCTCTCTCTCTGATGAGCAAACACTTATGAAAGCTATTGACAGCATCATGGACATGTGCCCAGCACCAGAGATGGGTGAATCTCCAGTGCTTCCTGAGACCATGTATACGTTACCAACAACAACCACAACACCAAATGAATTACCAAGAACTAAAGTGCCATTTATCAGAAACCTCACAGAAGAGGAACGGAAAAAGATGTTCAAATTCCAGTCAGACTCTGAGAGAGAAAACCAAGCTGCTTTGGAGTCTGGGAATGCTTGTCTTTGTGAACAGTGCGGTAAAGTTTTTGGTCGGCGTAATTTGAAGAAACATATTCAGACACACCAGAAAGGTAGAGAAAGAGATCTGATTTGTGACATTTGTgggaaaggttttttttttaaaaatggcTTAAGAAATCATCAACAAATCCATAACAAGAAGACATCATTTGTTTGTCGTTACTGTCCCAGAAGTTACAAAACATTCTTTGGACGCACCATTCATGAGCGACTTCATTTCTCTGTTTACCCAGAGACTTGTCCAAAATGTGGAGGCAAGTTTAAGTGTAATCGAGATCTGAAGAAGCATTTAGCCAGAGGCCGTTGTGATGGAACAGTGGAAGTTGGTAAATCGAGTGTgttaaagaagaagaacacGGATGGCTCAACCACCTGCCATATCTGTAAGAAGGTTCTGAGAAATGGTTCGTTACCGGCGCATTTGTTGATGCATGAGAGGAAGATGTTCACCTGCCCTGTATGTAACAAGGTTATGGCATTCGGTACCAGATATTACCACTTGAAAATACATGAAAACAAGAAAGACCACAAGTGCAGTGTTTGTGGAAAAGATTTCAGTACCAAGCAAGCATTGCAGGCACATTTTAGGGTGCACACTGGTGAGAGGCCCATCAAGTGCAG GTACTGCGACAGAACTTTTGCCAGGTATGGTCCTCGTGCAGTACATGAAGCTACTCACACAGGAGAACGGTCCTTTAAATGCACCATTTGTGATAAGTCTTGGAAGGATAGGGCCACCTACTGGCTTCATATGAAGAAACATCACCCTGGAGA